The genomic stretch attaaatattttatatatattcttattatattcatattaaaaaCATCAAAATGCTTTGttacaaatttatatatatcatatataatataaatatatcattctCTAAATGAAttacaattatttatttataattatatctaACATgtcataaaatatttaaaaaagatatttatgtattaggCAAATTTTACAAATCAATAgaattcaaataaaaaataacaatattatattaataatttataggtttcacataatatatatatatatttatttatatttatatattttttcttttaaacatataataacattttaaGAATAGTACGAaatgtatgtataaaaagacattttatattaaaaatatatatatatatgaaagacATAATAAGTAAATCTATTTAATTtcattcctttttattttttttcaactattttataatatattcaaaagaaaaaaatataaaataataaaagaaaaaaaaaatatatctctatatatatatataataaaaaagtaaaattttaatattataatattatgaaaaataaattatagaTTTAatctataattatatataataaacctattttataaataaaataaaaatataaataatttgtattattttttccttatttttttttcctataacgtattttcatttttgttttaataataaatatataaattttattttaaatttttaaaaaaattaattcaattaattttttataaggtttatatcaatatattattttataatacatatattattataaatattttttttttcatttttttttcttttgtatttttctttttaaccTACATGCAGAATATAAGTCTTCTAATGTTCACTACCATTTTTTCCTTAGAGAAAACAAGAATAaatcaaacatatatatatatatatatatatatatatatatatatatatatatgtatatatatttatattaaaaaaaaaaaaaaaaaaaaaaggtatatttttattaatttattttaattccatattaaaaataatttaaaaaattaacattattattataataattttgtttttttataaaaatagaacaagaaaaaaaaaaacaaaaggaaaaaattaattatatataagtatatatcaatttaataattaattagGTGAATATaccaattatatataaaataattacaataattacaaaacaaaattaaaattaaaaataaaaataaaaataaataaattaaaaaattacaattactaaaaatataagtaacaacggaaaaaaaaaaaaaaaaaaaattttataatgataataaataaataaatatatttatatatatatatatatgagggtatatattaaataatgttatatcttattttttattttttttccccttTGTATTTTATGTTGTAGATCCATGTTTGTCAACAGGGAAATAAATATCATCTGATTTTAAATCCACATCATTTGGAAGAGTGGAAAAGATTGCAACACATAATGTAATATCTGAAGTTCTAGAAGGTACTATATAATGATTTTCGCCTTTGAAAACAATCATATATGAATTAGTAAAATAGgtatttaaatttttgtaAACATCAGCATCATAAAGATCATCTTTTTCTCCACAAAATATTAAAGTcggtatattttttttacctatttcaataaaaatatcatgGGAACTCCACATAGgcatattatttaaacaaCCATACATACAATcacttaaattttttttggcAAAAGCATTCCACATTAATCTATCATAAACTATTTCAAAATTATTTCGTGGTATACAATGTTTCATACAACATTTTGGAAAACAAAATGGCGACATAACACAAAAACAAGAATTAATCATACCCAATAATccactttttatttttaatgataAAGGTTTCCTTCCTAACATACCAACAGGTGATAAAAAAACCATTTTTTTAACttgattaatatatttctttgcAAAGGCAGCAGCTATTAAACAACCCATTGAACCACCAATCAAAtaaaattctttattttgcAAATTTAAATAACTTACTAATTCTTCTATTTgcgtcaaaaaaaaatttaagtcATATACATTACTACTATATTTTGGACATTCAGATAACCCATGCCCATACAAATCATATTTAAGTAtttgataattattttcaagCAGATATTCGTCCATTTTTGAAAAACAATCTTTATCTCCACCAAGCccatgaaaataaattactAATGGATTTTCTCTATTTCCAATAAGTTCATAATTTGTTTTTCCATATGTTCCAACAAAAATCTTTCCATATGTATAAGGACATTCAATATTTCTATCCTTTAAATATTTTGGTCTTTCATacttaatataatattcttcGTTATACTCTTCGTTATATTCTTCATCTCT from Plasmodium sp. gorilla clade G2 genome assembly, contig: PADLG01_00_55, whole genome shotgun sequence encodes the following:
- a CDS encoding alpha/beta hydrolase, putative encodes the protein MKKGIKKTNNCHFFFLTFFLVCIVGVLYVTLQNLYSIRKVVDSTRHIETIKLRYLSETEINKRLDNSVKKKLKQDNGQIEKNEEIDIKKNRQDAYECGDKIYRDEEYNEEYNEEYYIKYERPKYLKDRNIECPYTYGKIFVGTYGKTNYELIGNRENPLVIYFHGLGGDKDCFSKMDEYLLENNYQILKYDLYGHGLSECPKYSSNVYDLNFFLTQIEELVSYLNLQNKEFYLIGGSMGCLIAAAFAKKYINQVKKMVFLSPVGMLGRKPLSLKIKSGLLGMINSCFCVMSPFCFPKCCMKHCIPRNNFEIVYDRLMWNAFAKKNLSDCMYGCLNNMPMWSSHDIFIEIGKKNIPTLIFCGEKDDLYDADVYKNLNTYFTNSYMIVFKGENHYIVPSRTSDITLCVAIFSTLPNDVDLKSDDIYFPVDKHGSTT